In Vigna unguiculata cultivar IT97K-499-35 chromosome 3, ASM411807v1, whole genome shotgun sequence, a single genomic region encodes these proteins:
- the LOC114177556 gene encoding ethylene-responsive transcription factor ERF027-like — MASSSSSSKRHPLYHGIRCRGGKWVTEIREPRKTNRIWLGTFLTPEMAAAAYDVAALALKGGEAVLNFPDSVAKYPVPASKSPADIRSAAIAAAELMKSEVSRNNVNAVAQSDNTEGDGYGYDNAVGPSYETEFVDEEAIFSMPSLLVDMAEGMLLTPPRMSSPSDYSTENFVGENLWNF, encoded by the coding sequence ATGGCTTCATCCTCATCTTCATCAAAGAGACATCCACTGTACCATGGAATCCGTTGCCGCGGAGGAAAATGGGTCACTGAAATCCGTGAGCCACGTAAGACCAACCGCATATGGTTGGGCACGTTCCTCACGCCGGAGATGGCCGCCGCCGCCTACGACGTGGCGGCGTTGGCTCTCAAAGGCGGCGAGGCGGTTCTCAACTTCCCGGACTCAGTTGCCAAGTATCCAGTTCCCGCGTCCAAATCCCCTGCGGACATCCGCAGCGCAGCCATTGCTGCAGCAGAACTCATGAAGTCTGAAGTCAGCCGCAACAACGTTAATGCAGTAGCTCAGTCTGATAACACAGAGGGTGATGGTTACGGTTACGATAATGCTGTTGGTCCCTCGTATGAAACTGAGTTTGTCGACGAGGAAGCCATATTCTCGATGCCGAGTTTGCTGGTCGACATGGCTGAGGGAATGTTGCTAACCCCTCCCAGAATGAGCTCACCCTCTGATTACTCGACCGAAAATTTTGTTGGAGAAAATCTGTGGAACTTTTGA